In the Solibacillus sp. FSL K6-1523 genome, one interval contains:
- a CDS encoding metal ABC transporter ATP-binding protein, whose protein sequence is MALKQKIRTSMKKVNGDLLTPISIFLRLRGKRKFLLESSAKYEGNGRYSFIGANPRKTYSGNDAHLQDLSHLTNKQYHYEGEIISLLKQVMPRVTSNTEYPLTGGGIGYIHALPAALHEAVPVLQFHVYDTLIIFDHLTDEIAVFHTNIEAEQVEPNIDQLIDELFTASTLDDTDYTLHSLQQESPQLTTAGFSGDAFALYRNLRVQEAAAYMYYMEFDECTIVGTSSRSFLQIRDGALSTTNEEANLDTLCQTDSIEKQNTAQHGVLSPAFHAIDAVKQLMPEDGLIGYIGFNGQVDFTTPAKTLTIIGDKAYIQTTTDASDFTLGALMKG, encoded by the coding sequence ATGGCATTAAAGCAAAAAATTCGCACATCGATGAAAAAGGTCAATGGCGATTTATTAACCCCGATTTCAATTTTTTTACGACTGCGAGGTAAGCGAAAATTTCTACTTGAAAGTTCAGCGAAATATGAAGGCAATGGGCGCTATTCCTTTATCGGAGCCAATCCACGAAAAACATATAGCGGAAATGATGCGCATTTACAGGATCTCTCGCATTTAACAAATAAGCAATACCACTATGAAGGTGAAATCATTTCATTGCTGAAGCAAGTGATGCCGCGTGTTACGAGCAATACGGAATATCCATTAACAGGTGGGGGCATCGGTTATATTCACGCCCTTCCAGCAGCATTACATGAGGCAGTGCCTGTGCTCCAGTTTCATGTGTATGACACGCTCATTATTTTTGACCATTTGACAGATGAAATTGCGGTTTTCCATACAAATATTGAGGCAGAACAAGTGGAACCCAATATTGATCAACTAATCGATGAGTTGTTCACCGCATCCACTTTAGATGACACCGATTATACGCTGCATTCCTTACAGCAGGAATCGCCGCAACTTACTACGGCCGGGTTTTCTGGGGATGCATTTGCCTTGTACCGAAATTTACGTGTTCAGGAAGCAGCCGCTTATATGTATTACATGGAATTTGATGAATGTACGATCGTTGGAACATCGTCAAGAAGCTTTTTACAAATTCGCGATGGCGCGCTTTCCACAACGAACGAGGAAGCAAATCTCGACACATTATGCCAAACGGATTCCATAGAAAAGCAAAATACCGCGCAGCATGGGGTACTGTCCCCTGCTTTTCACGCCATTGATGCAGTAAAACAGCTGATGCCAGAAGATGGGCTCATTGGCTATATCGGATTTAATGGTCAGGTCGATTTCACAACACCTGCAAAAACGTTGACGATTATTGGCGACAAAGCATATATCCAAACAACAACTGATGCATCCGACTTCACGCTGGGCGCACTTATGAAAGGATGA
- the trpA gene encoding tryptophan synthase subunit alpha: MNLQHIIEETLIKGDKAFVPYIMAGDGGLETLKPTILKLQQIGVTAIEVGIPFSDPVADGPTIEEAGQRALSHGVTLRKVLAELTGFVEDISVPLVAMTYLNPILAYGVEEFAHDASAAGIRGLIVPDMPFEESALLHPALKTHGIAFVQLVSLTSPLERVKKLAAASEGFIYAITVNGTTGVRAEFAENLRAHFTELKQHSTVPVLAGFGISTPEHVKEFSAFADGVIVGSQIVSALEKQDWATIDALVNASKKAGIV; the protein is encoded by the coding sequence ATGAACTTGCAACATATAATAGAAGAAACTCTTATAAAAGGCGATAAAGCGTTTGTTCCATATATAATGGCGGGCGATGGCGGGCTTGAAACGTTAAAACCTACTATTTTGAAATTACAGCAAATTGGCGTTACTGCAATTGAAGTTGGCATCCCCTTCTCCGATCCTGTTGCAGACGGTCCAACGATTGAGGAAGCAGGACAACGCGCCCTCTCTCACGGGGTAACTTTGCGTAAAGTGTTGGCGGAACTAACTGGGTTCGTCGAGGATATTTCGGTACCACTCGTTGCGATGACGTACTTAAATCCGATTTTAGCTTACGGGGTTGAAGAGTTTGCACATGATGCTTCGGCTGCAGGAATTCGTGGATTGATCGTTCCAGATATGCCTTTTGAGGAAAGTGCACTTTTACATCCTGCATTAAAAACGCATGGCATTGCATTCGTTCAGCTCGTTTCATTAACAAGTCCACTCGAACGTGTGAAAAAATTAGCGGCGGCGAGTGAAGGTTTTATTTATGCCATTACAGTAAACGGAACAACAGGGGTTCGAGCGGAATTTGCGGAAAATTTGCGTGCCCATTTTACGGAATTGAAGCAACATAGCACAGTTCCTGTATTGGCTGGGTTTGGCATTTCTACTCCAGAGCATGTGAAGGAGTTTAGTGCTTTTGCAGATGGCGTTATTGTTGGCAGTCAAATTGTTAGCGCATTGGAAAAGCAAGACTGGGCGACGATTGACGCTCTTGTGAACGCGTCAAAAAAAGCAGGCATTGTTTAA
- the trpB gene encoding tryptophan synthase subunit beta, with product MTTTKGRFGQFGGQFVPETLMTPLQELENAYEVAKQDPEFQQELAYYLKQYVGRETPLYFAERLTNKMGGAKIYLKREDLNHTGAHKINNAIGQALLAKRMGKKKIVAETGAGQHGVATATACALLDMECIVYMGAEDVRRQQLNVFRMELLGTKVIAVEKGSATLKDAVNEALRHWVTHIEDTHYILGSALGPHPFPTIVRDFQRIIGDETRVQILEQENRLPDTVIACIGGGSNAIGMFYPFIEDADVALYGIEAAGSGVDTNEHAAAIHVGKTGVLHGSFMYLLQDENGFIQEAHSISAGLDYPGVGPEHCHLHESGRAKYPSVTDEQALQGVKLLCETEGILPALESAHAIYYAAEFAKARPADEIIVVCLSGRGDKDVHTLMEKLGGVE from the coding sequence ATGACAACAACAAAAGGACGCTTCGGACAATTCGGAGGGCAATTTGTTCCCGAAACATTGATGACACCTTTACAGGAATTAGAGAACGCGTATGAGGTAGCAAAACAAGACCCTGAATTTCAGCAGGAACTTGCCTATTATTTAAAGCAATATGTCGGACGCGAAACACCACTTTATTTTGCTGAGCGCTTAACGAATAAAATGGGTGGCGCGAAAATTTATTTAAAGCGTGAGGATCTCAATCATACAGGTGCCCATAAAATTAATAATGCGATCGGGCAAGCTCTTCTCGCAAAACGCATGGGGAAAAAGAAAATTGTTGCAGAAACAGGCGCTGGTCAACATGGCGTTGCAACAGCTACTGCATGCGCCCTACTCGATATGGAATGCATCGTTTATATGGGTGCTGAAGATGTTCGTCGCCAGCAGCTTAATGTTTTCCGCATGGAGTTGCTTGGCACAAAAGTAATTGCGGTGGAAAAAGGTTCGGCTACTTTGAAAGATGCGGTGAATGAAGCATTGCGTCACTGGGTTACACATATTGAGGATACGCATTATATTTTAGGTTCGGCACTGGGACCACACCCCTTCCCTACAATCGTTCGAGATTTCCAACGCATTATTGGAGATGAAACACGCGTGCAAATTTTGGAGCAAGAAAACCGTTTGCCAGACACAGTCATTGCATGTATCGGTGGTGGCAGTAATGCGATTGGCATGTTCTATCCATTTATTGAAGATGCGGATGTCGCTCTTTACGGAATTGAGGCAGCTGGTTCGGGCGTCGATACGAATGAACATGCGGCAGCAATTCATGTTGGTAAAACAGGCGTACTTCATGGCTCGTTTATGTATTTATTACAAGATGAAAATGGCTTTATTCAAGAGGCACATTCCATTTCAGCTGGGCTCGATTATCCTGGAGTTGGTCCAGAACATTGCCATTTACATGAAAGTGGGCGTGCCAAGTATCCTTCTGTCACAGATGAACAAGCGCTTCAAGGTGTGAAACTGCTTTGTGAAACGGAAGGAATTTTACCTGCATTGGAAAGTGCGCATGCGATTTATTATGCAGCTGAATTTGCGAAAGCGCGACCAGCAGATGAAATCATTGTCGTTTGCTTATCAGGTCGAGGGGATAAAGATGTGCACACATTAATGGAAAAGTTAGGGGGCGTTGAGTAA
- a CDS encoding sulfate permease, with the protein MKMKDFFAGLFFLLIAGYFTYALVQDMPKLFIESTTMWQYFIAFFRVALIIFVFNLGLTLIKKFFVSRKAA; encoded by the coding sequence ATGAAAATGAAGGATTTTTTTGCTGGACTCTTTTTCCTTTTGATCGCAGGGTATTTTACGTATGCCCTTGTACAAGATATGCCCAAACTTTTCATTGAAAGTACGACGATGTGGCAATACTTTATCGCCTTTTTCCGAGTGGCGTTAATCATTTTCGTTTTCAACTTAGGGCTAACGTTAATTAAGAAGTTTTTTGTTAGTCGAAAAGCTGCTTAA
- a CDS encoding L-threonine 3-dehydrogenase: MKKIIVTGALGQIGSELVEKLRDTYGVDNILATDIRKIDSDQGPFEVLDVTDGKRMHELANDFGADTMIHMAALLSATAEKNPVFAWNLNMGGLMNALEVARELNMQFFTPSSIGAFGPSTPKDNTPQDTLQRPTTMYGVNKVAGELLCDYYYTRFGLDTRGVRFPGLISYATPPGGGTTDYAVDIYYKAIMDGRYTSYIAEGTYMDMMYMPDALQAIVDLMEADPSKLIHRNAFNISAMSFEPAQIAAEIKKHMPTFDMSYEVDPVRQAIADSWPNAIDSTAAMEEWGFKAQYNLEKMTIDMLEKLQLRLNTQRI, translated from the coding sequence GTGAAAAAAATTATTGTGACCGGTGCTTTAGGTCAAATTGGTTCTGAATTAGTAGAGAAATTACGCGATACGTATGGCGTTGATAATATACTGGCAACAGATATTCGTAAAATAGATAGCGATCAAGGTCCATTTGAAGTGTTAGACGTAACGGATGGCAAGCGAATGCACGAGTTGGCCAATGATTTTGGTGCGGACACAATGATACACATGGCCGCTCTGTTATCTGCAACAGCTGAAAAAAATCCAGTATTCGCGTGGAATTTAAATATGGGTGGCTTAATGAACGCGTTAGAAGTAGCGCGTGAATTAAATATGCAATTTTTCACCCCGAGCTCAATCGGTGCATTTGGTCCATCAACACCGAAAGACAATACACCACAAGATACTTTGCAGCGCCCAACAACAATGTATGGGGTAAACAAAGTAGCGGGGGAATTACTTTGTGATTATTATTACACACGTTTTGGTTTAGATACGCGCGGTGTCCGTTTCCCTGGTTTAATTTCATACGCAACGCCTCCAGGAGGGGGAACGACAGATTACGCGGTCGACATTTATTATAAAGCGATTATGGACGGTCGTTACACATCTTATATTGCGGAAGGTACATATATGGATATGATGTATATGCCAGATGCACTGCAAGCGATTGTTGATTTAATGGAAGCAGATCCATCAAAGCTGATCCATCGCAATGCGTTTAATATTTCGGCGATGAGTTTTGAACCTGCACAAATTGCTGCAGAAATTAAAAAGCATATGCCAACATTCGACATGAGCTATGAAGTGGACCCGGTTCGCCAAGCTATTGCGGACAGCTGGCCAAATGCGATTGATTCAACGGCCGCGATGGAAGAGTGGGGCTTTAAGGCGCAGTATAATTTAGAAAAAATGACGATTGATATGCTTGAAAAATTACAATTGCGCTTAAATACACAACGGATTTAA
- the trpD gene encoding anthranilate phosphoribosyltransferase, translating into MSLQPFITKLERSEHLIFEEMVQAAHFIFNEQTAKQDIADFLIAMSNKGETAHEVAGLASVMQSHAVKMDAPEGIYMDNCGTGGDGLHSFNISTTAAFVLAGGGILVAKHGNRKVSSSSGSSDVLEALGIELIPDTTQTTVLLKQYGIAFLHAPNMHPKLKRIGEVRQAIGKPTIFNLVGPLTNPVPLKTQLVGINRPNFTTDYAEVLHMLGRERAVVVSGAQGMDEASLDGENTFVLLDHGDIIPFKLRAEDVGLTARPLSAIRGGNPQENALIMRELLAGKQSPYFDTVILNAGIGFFAYGLADTMKEGIEMAKDSIFSGRALQKLENVIAYSEQVVKEGASK; encoded by the coding sequence ATGTCATTACAACCGTTTATTACGAAGCTTGAACGTTCGGAACATCTTATTTTTGAAGAAATGGTGCAAGCAGCACACTTTATTTTTAATGAACAAACAGCGAAACAAGATATTGCCGATTTTCTAATTGCAATGAGCAACAAAGGCGAAACAGCTCATGAAGTTGCAGGACTCGCATCCGTTATGCAATCCCATGCTGTCAAAATGGATGCGCCTGAAGGAATTTATATGGATAACTGCGGAACGGGTGGCGATGGTTTGCATAGCTTCAATATTAGTACAACAGCAGCCTTTGTTCTTGCTGGTGGTGGCATTTTAGTCGCGAAGCACGGCAACCGGAAAGTATCGAGTTCATCAGGTAGCTCCGATGTTTTAGAGGCCCTTGGCATTGAACTCATTCCCGATACAACGCAAACAACCGTTTTACTAAAGCAATACGGCATCGCCTTTTTACATGCACCAAATATGCATCCTAAATTGAAACGGATCGGGGAAGTTCGACAAGCAATCGGCAAGCCAACGATTTTTAACTTAGTCGGACCGTTAACGAATCCAGTGCCATTAAAAACGCAATTGGTTGGTATTAATCGTCCTAATTTCACAACCGATTATGCAGAGGTACTTCATATGCTTGGTCGCGAGCGGGCTGTTGTCGTGTCAGGTGCGCAAGGCATGGATGAAGCTTCGTTAGACGGTGAAAATACATTCGTTTTACTCGATCACGGGGATATTATTCCGTTTAAATTACGAGCTGAAGATGTCGGATTAACTGCGCGGCCACTATCTGCAATCCGTGGGGGCAATCCACAGGAAAATGCACTCATTATGCGCGAGTTATTAGCTGGCAAACAAAGCCCCTATTTCGACACGGTTATTTTAAATGCAGGCATCGGATTCTTTGCTTACGGATTGGCTGACACGATGAAAGAAGGAATTGAAATGGCGAAAGATAGCATTTTTTCAGGACGCGCATTACAAAAACTAGAAAACGTCATTGCTTATAGTGAGCAAGTCGTAAAAGAAGGAGCATCAAAATGA
- the trpC gene encoding indole-3-glycerol phosphate synthase TrpC: MTILNQIIEHKKSELPVLLANEPSFQTVQKQRPSLYETLQHTKTLQIIAEMKRASPSKGDIATHIDPVTQALQYEEAGAACISVLTEQAFFKGSFEDLNAVANAVNVPVLCKDFMIDTVQIDYAKAAGASVILLIVAALNDEQLRSLHTYATDHNLEVLVEVHNVEELQRALQIGAKIVGVNNRDLNTFEVNLSHTKEIAEQLPHQGIAFISESGIWDVEDAQFVANAGAKGILVGESLMRSGDVKNSLQSLQIDIMTKVGEI; encoded by the coding sequence ATGACTATTTTAAATCAAATTATCGAACATAAAAAATCAGAACTTCCTGTATTACTTGCAAATGAACCAAGCTTCCAAACGGTTCAAAAACAGCGCCCTTCTTTATACGAAACATTGCAGCACACGAAAACATTACAAATTATCGCTGAAATGAAACGCGCCTCCCCTTCTAAAGGAGATATCGCGACACATATAGATCCCGTTACGCAAGCATTGCAATACGAAGAAGCTGGCGCGGCATGTATTTCCGTATTAACCGAGCAGGCATTTTTTAAAGGCTCATTCGAGGATTTAAACGCTGTTGCCAATGCGGTGAATGTGCCTGTTTTATGTAAAGATTTTATGATCGATACGGTTCAAATCGATTATGCAAAAGCGGCGGGAGCATCCGTTATTTTACTCATTGTGGCGGCACTAAATGATGAGCAATTACGTTCGTTACACACTTATGCTACTGATCATAATTTAGAGGTACTTGTAGAGGTTCATAATGTGGAAGAATTGCAACGCGCACTTCAAATCGGGGCGAAAATTGTCGGTGTAAATAACCGTGACTTAAATACTTTTGAGGTCAATTTATCACATACAAAGGAAATTGCCGAGCAGCTTCCTCACCAAGGTATTGCTTTCATTAGTGAAAGTGGCATTTGGGATGTGGAAGATGCACAATTCGTGGCGAATGCTGGGGCAAAAGGCATCTTAGTTGGGGAATCTTTAATGCGCAGCGGCGATGTCAAAAATTCACTACAATCGCTACAAATCGACATAATGACAAAGGTTGGGGAAATTTGA
- a CDS encoding carbon-nitrogen family hydrolase translates to MKIGCIQLNVGFGKVNENYERAEKLIREAVTGGAEIVVLPEMWNTGYALEKLEDLADVNGERTQAFLSALAKELSVHIVGGSVSVKRDDGKFYNTMYTYNRDGELVGEYSKVHLFRLMDEHLYLESGDTMNRFALGEIEAGGVICYDIRFPEWLRAHALNGAKVLFVPAQWPTPRIDHWKTLLQARAIENQCFVVAVNRIARKVENFNGQSMIIGPWGEVLWTGAEDEELAIIDVDFSTVDEVRERIPVYEDRRPSLYEAVVK, encoded by the coding sequence ATGAAAATCGGTTGTATTCAATTAAATGTAGGTTTTGGGAAAGTGAATGAAAATTACGAACGTGCGGAGAAATTGATTCGTGAAGCTGTAACAGGCGGCGCGGAAATCGTAGTTCTTCCAGAAATGTGGAACACGGGTTATGCGTTAGAAAAGCTTGAGGATTTAGCAGATGTAAATGGAGAACGTACGCAAGCTTTTTTAAGTGCATTAGCAAAAGAGTTGTCAGTACATATTGTAGGGGGCTCGGTGTCAGTAAAGCGTGATGATGGCAAGTTTTACAATACAATGTATACATACAATCGCGATGGAGAATTAGTGGGTGAATATAGTAAAGTGCACTTATTCCGTTTAATGGACGAGCATTTATACTTAGAGTCTGGCGATACAATGAACCGTTTTGCATTAGGAGAAATTGAAGCGGGTGGCGTCATTTGTTATGATATTCGTTTCCCTGAATGGCTACGCGCACATGCATTAAATGGGGCAAAGGTATTGTTCGTACCAGCACAATGGCCAACGCCGCGCATCGATCACTGGAAAACATTACTGCAAGCACGTGCCATTGAAAATCAGTGCTTCGTTGTAGCGGTGAATCGTATTGCACGCAAAGTGGAAAACTTCAACGGGCAATCAATGATTATCGGTCCATGGGGGGAAGTATTATGGACTGGTGCAGAGGATGAGGAATTAGCAATTATTGATGTTGATTTTTCAACTGTAGATGAAGTGAGAGAGCGCATCCCAGTATATGAAGATCGCCGCCCGAGTTTATACGAGGCTGTTGTTAAATAA
- a CDS encoding phosphoribosylanthranilate isomerase, translating into MTKVKICGLKTSEHVEAAVQAGADFIGFMFAPSKRRITLEEAMDFATRIPKEVKKVGVFVNETPETIVQIAQQVGLDYIQYHGDEKQEMIAQIGLPAIKAFSIRSKEDAIRAAKYNVDFYLFDAPGTNYRGGSGNSFDWTLLDDVNIPLEKVILAGGLNAENVGLAIALVEPFAVDVSSGVEVDGQKDVDAITTFIEKAKGDLIL; encoded by the coding sequence ATGACAAAAGTAAAAATTTGCGGATTAAAAACAAGCGAGCATGTGGAGGCTGCTGTACAGGCTGGTGCTGATTTCATCGGATTCATGTTCGCGCCTAGTAAACGACGTATCACGTTAGAGGAAGCAATGGACTTTGCAACACGCATTCCGAAAGAGGTAAAAAAAGTGGGCGTGTTTGTGAATGAGACACCTGAAACGATTGTACAAATCGCGCAACAAGTGGGACTTGATTATATTCAATATCATGGAGATGAAAAGCAGGAAATGATTGCACAAATTGGACTGCCAGCAATCAAGGCATTTTCGATTCGTTCAAAAGAGGATGCAATACGGGCAGCGAAATATAATGTAGATTTCTATTTATTTGATGCGCCAGGTACGAATTACCGTGGAGGAAGCGGAAACTCATTTGACTGGACGTTACTCGATGACGTAAACATTCCACTCGAAAAGGTAATTTTAGCAGGTGGCTTAAATGCTGAAAATGTCGGGTTGGCGATTGCACTTGTCGAACCTTTTGCAGTAGATGTTTCAAGCGGGGTTGAAGTGGATGGGCAAAAAGATGTTGATGCCATTACGACATTTATTGAAAAAGCGAAAGGGGATTTGATTTTATGA